The Candidatus Sulfotelmatobacter sp. region ATTGCACCACGGAAGAGGAGTTGCGAAGGATTATTCGCGATGCGGGATTCCGGCCGGCGCAGAGAGATACGTTGTACCGGCAGTATTTTCTGAATTAGGAGAGCAGCAGGTTCCTCACCGCCGCTTTGCGCCGGTTCGGAATGACATCGATTTGGGCACAGGAGTAGATTTTTCCTAATCACACACACTTCACTAGTCACACACGCTTCACTAGTCACATACACAGTGATGTCATTCCGAACCGTCGCGGAGCGGCGGTGAGGAACCTGCTTTTTCTTCCACTTTTCCTTCCACCCGCATCACGACTGGTAATCCCCAGTCGGCAGCAAGATCTTCCCACGTTGGATTTTTCTCGACAAACAATGCAACTTTTTTTTCGCGCCTCCATTTCTTGATTTCCGTCTCGCGGGCGATTGCGGCTGTGACACTATGGAAGACCTCGTAGTAAACGAGCCGGTGAATTCTATACTTTCGCGTGAAGTCCCCGCCTTCGCCAGCCCGGTGACGCAAAACACGATTCATCAGAAATGCGGTCATGCCAATGTAGATTGCGCGGCTTTTGCTTGACAGGAGGTAGACGTAGTAGAGCTTTTGGTTGGGCATTGAGGAGGTTCCAGGCGAACAGCAGGTTCCTCACCGCCGCTTCGCGTTGGTTCGGAATGACATCGATTTATTGTGGATTAAGAGCCGGGACCAAAGCTGTGATGGTTGTCACATAATGTCTGTGGAAATTCACATCCCATTGCAATCTGCCGATAAATCCCTTAGCTTTCTTCGAACCCGCAATCACAAAAGGAGCCGTGACCATGAAGGCTTTGACAGTGTGCGTCTTGCTGGCTGCGTTGTTCCTGGTGGTGAGCCATGCGCAGATGGCGTCTCGCGATTCGGAAAAGGTTCGGGTGCTGTCACTGGAGAATGCGTGGAACGAGGCGGAGAAGAACAAAGACGGCAACGCACTCGATGCTCTGCTGGCGGCATCGTTCGCCTACACCGATGCTGACGGATCGTTCTTGAACAAGGCGCAATTTCTGGCTAGTATCACCGCCCCGAACTATCATCCCGGTCAAATCATTAATGAGGGAATGCGGGCCGACCCCTACGATCACGTCGTGGTCGTGACCGGAGCGTATCGGGAGGAAGGCGGAGATAAAGGCAAACATTACGTGCGGCGCGGACGGTTTACCGATACCTGGGTGCAGGAGAATGGGGCGTGGCTATGCGCGGCCAGCCAGGAGACGCTCGTGGCCAAGTAGCTGTGTGAAAGCTCCATCCTTCGACTAGCTCGGAGCATGCTTTCCGCGTAGTACGCGAGAAATTTGGCACCGGGAGTTGATAAAATTGCGGTATGGCATTTCCGATCAAAATCTGCGCGGCATGCGGTGAGGAGTTTGAGTTGAAGCCGGGGAAGCCGGGGTTTGCCAACCGGTGTCCGGCTTGCAGTGAAGAGGATTCTGCCGGGTCTGGAGCGAAAGAAGGCGACGGTTGGAAGGCGGACAAGGGCGCGAATGCGGCGCGTCGCGAGGCCATGCGGAATCTGCTGTATCGCAAGGACAGCTGAGGCCTCGGCGACTTCCCAGGCACATCCTTTGCCGATATGCTGATTCGGTAGGCCCTAGTCTCGGTAGAACACTAATTCGGCTGACACTAGCAGAGATACTGGTTCGGAGAAAATTCGGAGAAAGACCAATTGCGCTATCTCGATCGCTTGCAGCCTCTGGCCCTGCTGGTCATGCGTCTGTCCCTGGGCGCCATTATGGTGCGGCACGGCTATGACAATTCCTTCATTCACTTGCACGACCACGTGCATTTCGTGGCCAGCCTCGGGATCCCTCGCTGGTTAGGTTATGTTTCTTCCTTTACCGAACTGTTGGGCGGATTGCTGATCCTCGTGGGGTTTTTCACCCGTGCCGCGGCTTTCGCCATCTGCATCGACCTCGCCGTCGCCATCTGGAAGGTGCACCTGCACAATGGGATGCTTGGTTCATCCGGGCGTCCCGGATATGAATTCCCACTCGCCGCAGCCACGCTGGCCTTCGGCCTGATCTTCTTCGGTGGAGGTCCAATCGCTCTTGACCATGTCCTGCGCGGTGGAGGCAGCGTTCCTTTTAAGAGATCTTGACTGTTAAGAGATCTTGACTGGCTGCTTTTGATTTGGGCGCAACTTTCGGAGCAACTTCTTCCTTGGCGTGGGGTTTGGCTTCTGGGAATGCCTGTGGGTGGAGTGTGTTCCAATGCGCCGGCAGTTTGAATTCCGTGGCTGTTAAAACTATGATGAACGGATTACCCAGGGGCTTGCAACAGAATGCGTTGGCGGCCGCATCTTACCGCC contains the following coding sequences:
- a CDS encoding DoxX family protein gives rise to the protein MRYLDRLQPLALLVMRLSLGAIMVRHGYDNSFIHLHDHVHFVASLGIPRWLGYVSSFTELLGGLLILVGFFTRAAAFAICIDLAVAIWKVHLHNGMLGSSGRPGYEFPLAAATLAFGLIFFGGGPIALDHVLRGGGSVPFKRS
- a CDS encoding nuclear transport factor 2 family protein — its product is MKALTVCVLLAALFLVVSHAQMASRDSEKVRVLSLENAWNEAEKNKDGNALDALLAASFAYTDADGSFLNKAQFLASITAPNYHPGQIINEGMRADPYDHVVVVTGAYREEGGDKGKHYVRRGRFTDTWVQENGAWLCAASQETLVAK
- a CDS encoding GIY-YIG nuclease family protein gives rise to the protein MPNQKLYYVYLLSSKSRAIYIGMTAFLMNRVLRHRAGEGGDFTRKYRIHRLVYYEVFHSVTAAIARETEIKKWRREKKVALFVEKNPTWEDLAADWGLPVVMRVEGKVEEKAGSSPPLRDGSE